The following DNA comes from Bathymodiolus thermophilus thioautotrophic gill symbiont.
ACACTGTAACTCTTTCCTGTACCTAAATTAACCGTCAGAACTTCGCCTTTTATTTGCTTAAAAACATCTGCCTCATAAACTTGTATTTCTTTACCAGTGATTTTCTTTATTTTGCCAATAACTGCTTTAGATGAATTGGAGTAATTATCAAGAGCGATCACTCGATATCCTTTTTCAAGTAATTCTACGCAAGTATGCGAGCCAATATAACCTGCCCCACCTGTTACTAAAATTGTTTTATTTTTCATCATTTTCTAAAGACCTTTGAATAAATATAAATGATTAGCAAGATTCAATTTTTGCTAAATTTAGGAATTTCTTAAACCATATTCCAGTGAGACTAAGGCTGAACTAAAATGTCTTTCCAACAGGTGAAAAATGGATTCTTTAAGGTTATTTACATTCATACAAGTGCCTCTATTTTTTCAGAAAACTTATGAAGATTTTTTTTAAAAATGTTTTTCAAATTTCACCTCTCTTTACCAAAGTCAAATAAATATAATTTTGTCGCTATTATAAAGGGAGACCTTTGCATAAATATAAATAATCATCAAGAATCCACTTTTCACCCACTTGGTAATTTTCTTAAACCCAGCATTAGCTCTACTAGAACGAGGTTTAAGAAAATTACCAAGTGGATAAAAATTGAATTTTACTAATCATCCATATTTATGCAAAGGTCTCAGGATAATTTAGCATTGACACTTCTACATAAATATATTCAAAATATCACCAACACAAACCAAGCATTATCAATAAAATACACTAATGAGAATTGCTATCGTTAAACTTTCCGCTTTAGGTGATATTGTTCACGCTATGATTGTGTTGCAATTTATTAAGCGACATTTACCTAGTTCGACTATAGATTGGGTGGTCGAAGAAGGGTTTAGTTCTCTATTGATGAACAACCTTGATATTAATGAAATCCATACAGTTGGCATTAAAAGGGCAAAAAAAGACAAATCTTTTAAGGTGCTATTTCAGACTTTAAGTGCACTTAGAAAGCTTAAAAAGTATGACATTGTTATTGATATGCAAGGGTTGGTAAAATCAGCTATTGTTGCCAAAATTATTCCATCAGATAAAACTTTTGGCTTTGACAAGGGTGCTTTGCGTGAGGCTTTTGCAGCGTTTTTTTATTCTGATACTTGCCATATAAAATATTCTGAAAATGTGATTAAGCGTAATGCATTTCTCATTTCTAGCGCCTTAGCGGTACCTATTTCACATGATAATATTTTAAACAAACAGCCATTTTTACATTTTAACAATAAGGTTGAGTCTTGCTTTTTGCAAAATAGCAAGGCTAATATTGCTTTTTTGCCGGGCGCTTCATTCATATCCAAGATTTATCCAGCAGAAAAATTTGGGCAATTAGCCCAGGCATTAGATGCCAATATTACAATCTTGTGGGGGGATAAAAAAGAAAGGTTGATGGCTGAAAAAATACAAAATATTGCCCCAAAAGTAGCCCTTATTAACAAGGTGTCACTGGATGAATTAAAGGCAATCATTGGGCAAATGGATATGGTGATTGGTGGCGATACAGGTCCAGTGCATATGGCATGGGCACTTAATATCCCTTCTATCACGCTGTTTGGCTCAACACCCAGTTATCGAAATACTTATCTGACGAATATTAACCATGTGATTGCTTCAAACTCACTGGTCAACCCAAATAAAATTGATAAAAATGATTTTTCAATTCAAGATATTAAGGTTACTGAAATTGCATTAAAAGTTAAAGAATTATTGGCGCAACCTGCTCAATTGAATCGAGAATGAATTGAGCATTTGAATCTTTTTCATTAATGTTATGCCCACTTCTAACTAAAACTGTATTCTTTATCCCTGCTGCTTTTGCCGCAGTAATGTCATTTTCTTTGTCGCCAATCATCCAAGAATTAAGCATATCAATAGGATATTTTTTCTGTGCATCCATAAACATACCTGCCTTAGGTTTTCGGCAATGACATCCGTCTTCTGGTGCATGTGGACAATAAAATACATCCAAAATATCAACTTTGTTTTGCTTAAATTCATTCACCATCCAAGTATTAAGTTTATTAAAATTATCTTCATTATAATATCCTCTAGCAATACCCGATTGATTGGTAATAACAATGATTTTAAAGCCTAATTTTTGAAACATTTGGCAAGCGGAAAACACACCATCAATAAACACAAAATCTTCAATTTTATGCAAATAACCAACCTCTTGGTTAATCACACCATCACGGTCAAGGAAAATAGTTTTCATATTTACGCCCTATAATATAAGTATAATATTTTGATGATTATTTTACATAGAGACCTTTGTGTAAAAACAAAATTCACCAATCAAGAAATTGGTGGCATTAAGGGCACCTACAGAAACCCCAGTGCAATTTAGGGGAGTTAGAAAATAGTGCATTTCTTAGCCAAAAATGAGGAGAATAGCCCGCTATTCGATGAATTTTTGGATGAAAAAGTGCTGTTTTATACTTTTCATAAATTGCATTGGGTTTTTTAGAGGTGCTCTTAAGTAATGCTTGACAACCAAATACCGATAAAGGCTATTTTCTACAAATATGATTAAACAACAACTAATTCACTCTGATTACCAACCCTTGGCTAATGAAATAGAGCGTTATTTCGCACAAAGTAGCACTATATTGCAAGATGACAGAAACACAATTAAAGAAGTTGTGTTTAACAATGAAACGCTTGTGGTTAAATCGTATAAAAGACTTGGTTGGTTCCGTGGGCTTATTTATACTTATTGGAAAAAATCCAAAGCATGGCGAGCATACGAATATGGCTTAAAGATTGCTAAATTTACACCTAAAGTTGTCGCTAGAATTGAAAATTTTGAGCCGTTGCTTGGTAAAAGTTATTTAATTTGTCAAAAATTTGAAGCTGATTTTGATATTAGAATCCCTTTGTTGGATGGGAATTTTAATGATAGAATACAAATTTTTAAACAATTTTCAAACTTTGTTTACCAACTTCATCAAAATAATATCATGCATAATGATTTGTCCCCTGGTAATATTTTGATCAAAAAAAATCAACAAGATTATGAATTTAAAATCATTGATATTAATAGGCTAAATTTTAAAACTTTAAACTCAAAAGACAGGGCTAAAAACTTTAATAAATTATGGGCTAATAACGATGACTTGGCGTTAATATTACAAACCTACGCCAAACTTTCAGGAGTAAAAGTTGATTATTTTGTCAGCCTAGGATTAGGTTACAACCAACAAAATAAAATAGCAAAAGTACGCAAACGAAAAATCAAACGGGCACTAGGTTTATGATAAAAAATATTTCAGTCGTCATCATTGTTAAAAATGGTGAGAAGAGCATTAAATCAACCCTTGATGCACTTTTTAAATTTTCTAATGTGGTGGTTTATGACAATGGATCAGTGGACAATACTTTAAACATAGTAAGCACTTACAACAATGTTGATCTCGTTCAAGGGGATTTTTTAGGATTTGGAACGACCAAAAACAAAGCGGCCACTTATGCCAAACACGACTGGGTTTTGTCACTGGATGCAGATGAGGTTATTAGTGAAGATTTTTTAATTGGCTTGGAAAGTTTACAATTAAACCAAGCATCTGTTTATCAAATTTTTAGAAAAAATTTTTACCAGAAAAAACACATTAAGCATTGCTGGAATAACGATAAAATCGTACGATTATATCATCGAAAACAAACTGGCTTTAACGACAAAAAAGTACATGAAAGCATATTAATTAATCAATTGAATACTGAATTACTCGCTGGATTTGTCAATCATTATCCATATAGAAATATCAGTGACTTTATTAAAAAATTAGACATTTACTCCAGTGAATTTGCACTTGATAATATAGGTAAAAAATCCTCATCTCCTATCAGAGCAATACTCAATGGCGGTTTTTCGTTCTTCAAAACCTATATATTAAAACGAGGTTTTTTAGATGGATACGCAGGCTTAGTCATCGCCTTTTCACATATGGCAACCAATTTTTACAAGTATATTAAACTTTATGAGCTTAATCAGAAAAAATGAATATTCTCATTACTCGTCACGATAAGATTGGTGATTTTATTACCACGCTGCCTTTAATCTTTGCTATTAAAAATCATTATCCTAAGGCTAAAGTTTTTACCTTGGTATCAAGCGTTAATTTTGAATTGGCTCAACAAATTGATTACATTGATGGCGTTATTCTATATGATAAAAATCATTTTTGGCAAACGAAAAAGTCCATAAAAAATGCAAATATTGAAGTGAGTATTAGTGCATTTATTGACACTCAATTAGGTTGCCTTTTATTTTTAAACCGTATTAAAACACGCATTGCGCCAGCAACAAAACTGGCTCAAATTTTTTTCAATAAAACCCTCAAACAAAGACGAAGTCGAGTTGAAAAAACTGAAGTGTTGTATAATTTAGAGTTGGCAAAAATATTAGATAAAAATATTGAGCTAAACTTCAAGCCACCATTGCTAACACTTATTAGGAATGCTCAGTTTAGAAATCAACACCAATTAAACGATAAAAAAATTGTACTTTTACACCCTGGTTATGGTGGCAGTAGCGAGGGTAATTTAACATTAGAGGATTATATTAAGCTATCCGATGCCGTTAGAAGTCAAGGTAACACACAAGTGGTATGGACATTTGGACCCGATGATTTGAATACAAAAAACCAATGCCAAACACTGATTTCCCAAGAAGATTTAATTTATCAGCCACCTACCCTTCTTGATTTTTGCTATCTTATTGAAGACAGCGAATTATTAATTAGCACCTCAACAGGCCCAATGCACTTAGCAGGTATGCTCAATATTAAAACCATTAGTTTTTTTGGTGATAATTTATTTGCCAGTCCAAAGCGTTGGGCAACAATTAGCAAAAAAAATAAACAACATAATATTGTATTAAATAAAAAATTGAAAATTGAAAATATTGTAGAAATTATAAAGACCCTATTGGGCAATCATACTATTTTCAAGGAGTAGCGATATGAGTCACCCAACCCTGAAAAAATTCAAATCCCATCTTTGGACAACTCATACTATTTAAGACTCCTGCACAAGACATAGAATAAGAATAAGCGCCAAGATTATTTAGTTTATTTTTGAAAATAGTATTATCTATTGGACAGCATTCTATAAGCAAGATTTAAGTAATATTGCTTGTCTTTTGCGCTTAGATTTCTTGTCGGCATATCGTCATGATTCAAATGGGATATTTTTTTATAAATCATATCAATCAAAATTTTCTTATCCATATCCACATACCCAAAACTGGATGGCATACTACCCCTATGAGTTTTTGTGTATAACGGAATCGGAGAGAAGGCCTTATCTGATAACAAAGAACGCCCATAAGCATTACACACATCAGTAACACCCAGTAAATCAAATATTGTGGGCAAAATATCGAAATGACTACTTATATCAACCGACTTAGGCTTTATCTTTGGATGGGAAATTACCAGCGGTGTTAAAATTTGTTCTGCAATAATCGCATTAGAATGAACCTTATAGCCAAATTCTCCAAACGATTGTCCGTGATCGCCACACAATACAACAACTGTGTCTTCCAAGAGCCCATTATTTGATAGTTTTTCAAAAATATTTTCCACCCACTCGGCACCCTCCTCTACGGCATTTAAATAACGACCATAAGAACCACTAGAAAATCGATTATATTTTTTGGTATTCGAAACTTGATAATTCACATGTGTTTGCGCATTTAAAATATGCATAAAAAACGGCGAACTTTGATCACGATGTTCTAAAAACCAATCCAAACCTTGCTGAGTAATCACTTGATCACTTCCACCCCAATGATTGCTTGTAGGTTGTGATTTGATTGCCCCAATAAATTTATTGTCCAAAATATTTTTAAAGCCTGATGTGCTCAATAATTGCTTCATTCCAAATGAGTCAATGTTTTGAGATGTTAAAAACCAAGTGTCATAACGACTAAGCTTTGTTAAACTTGCATACGGGTTTTTTCGACTTCCTTGATACCAATGAA
Coding sequences within:
- a CDS encoding glycosyltransferase family 9 protein, translating into MNILITRHDKIGDFITTLPLIFAIKNHYPKAKVFTLVSSVNFELAQQIDYIDGVILYDKNHFWQTKKSIKNANIEVSISAFIDTQLGCLLFLNRIKTRIAPATKLAQIFFNKTLKQRRSRVEKTEVLYNLELAKILDKNIELNFKPPLLTLIRNAQFRNQHQLNDKKIVLLHPGYGGSSEGNLTLEDYIKLSDAVRSQGNTQVVWTFGPDDLNTKNQCQTLISQEDLIYQPPTLLDFCYLIEDSELLISTSTGPMHLAGMLNIKTISFFGDNLFASPKRWATISKKNKQHNIVLNKKLKIENIVEIIKTLLGNHTIFKE
- the gmhB gene encoding D-glycero-beta-D-manno-heptose 1,7-bisphosphate 7-phosphatase — its product is MKTIFLDRDGVINQEVGYLHKIEDFVFIDGVFSACQMFQKLGFKIIVITNQSGIARGYYNEDNFNKLNTWMVNEFKQNKVDILDVFYCPHAPEDGCHCRKPKAGMFMDAQKKYPIDMLNSWMIGDKENDITAAKAAGIKNTVLVRSGHNINEKDSNAQFILDSIEQVAPIIL
- the waaC gene encoding lipopolysaccharide heptosyltransferase I — protein: MRIAIVKLSALGDIVHAMIVLQFIKRHLPSSTIDWVVEEGFSSLLMNNLDINEIHTVGIKRAKKDKSFKVLFQTLSALRKLKKYDIVIDMQGLVKSAIVAKIIPSDKTFGFDKGALREAFAAFFYSDTCHIKYSENVIKRNAFLISSALAVPISHDNILNKQPFLHFNNKVESCFLQNSKANIAFLPGASFISKIYPAEKFGQLAQALDANITILWGDKKERLMAEKIQNIAPKVALINKVSLDELKAIIGQMDMVIGGDTGPVHMAWALNIPSITLFGSTPSYRNTYLTNINHVIASNSLVNPNKIDKNDFSIQDIKVTEIALKVKELLAQPAQLNRE
- a CDS encoding glycosyltransferase family 2 protein, producing the protein MIKNISVVIIVKNGEKSIKSTLDALFKFSNVVVYDNGSVDNTLNIVSTYNNVDLVQGDFLGFGTTKNKAATYAKHDWVLSLDADEVISEDFLIGLESLQLNQASVYQIFRKNFYQKKHIKHCWNNDKIVRLYHRKQTGFNDKKVHESILINQLNTELLAGFVNHYPYRNISDFIKKLDIYSSEFALDNIGKKSSSPIRAILNGGFSFFKTYILKRGFLDGYAGLVIAFSHMATNFYKYIKLYELNQKK
- a CDS encoding lipopolysaccharide kinase InaA family protein; translated protein: MIKQQLIHSDYQPLANEIERYFAQSSTILQDDRNTIKEVVFNNETLVVKSYKRLGWFRGLIYTYWKKSKAWRAYEYGLKIAKFTPKVVARIENFEPLLGKSYLICQKFEADFDIRIPLLDGNFNDRIQIFKQFSNFVYQLHQNNIMHNDLSPGNILIKKNQQDYEFKIIDINRLNFKTLNSKDRAKNFNKLWANNDDLALILQTYAKLSGVKVDYFVSLGLGYNQQNKIAKVRKRKIKRALGL